ctagaccttagtgctgcctttgacaccatcgatcaccacattcttttggagagactggaaacccaaattggtctacacggacaagttctggcctggtttagatcctacctgtcggaaagatatcagtttgtctctgtgaatggtctgtcctccgacaaatcaactgtacatttcggtgttcctcaaggttccgttttaggaccactattgttttcactatatattttacctcttggggatgttattcgaaaacataatgttaactttcactgctatgcggatgacacacagctgtacatttcaatgaagcatggtgaagccccaaaattgccttcgctagaagcctgtgtttcagacataaggaagtggatggctgaaaacttttttacttttaaactcggacaaaacagagatgcttgttctaggtcccaagaaacaaagagatcttctgttaaatctgacaattcatcttgatggttgtaaagtcgtctcaaataaaactgtgaaggacctaggcgttactcttgaccctgatctctcttttgacgaacatatcaagactgtttcaaggacagcttttttccatctacgtaacattgcaaaaatcagaaattttctgtccaaaaatgatgcagaaaaattaatccatgcatttgttacttctagattagactactgcaatgctctattttccggctacccggataaagcactaaataaacttcagttagtgctaaatacggctgctagaatcctgactagaaccaagaaatttgatcatattactccagtgctagcttccctacactggcttcctgttaaggcaagggctgatttcaaggttttactgttaacctataaagcgttacatgggcttgctcctacctatctttccgagttggtcctgccgtacataccaatacgtacgctacggtcacaagacgcaggcctcctaattgtccctagaatttctaagcaaacagcgggaggcagggctttctcctatagatctccatttttatggaacagtctgcctacccatgtgagagacgcagactcggtctcaacctttaagtctttactgaagacttatctcttcagtaggtcatatgattgagtgtagtctggcccaggagtgtgaaggtgaacggaaaggctggagcaacgaacagcccttgctgtctctgccgggccggttcccctctccactggggttctctgcctctaaccctgttgcaggggctgagtcactggcttgctggtgctctttcatgccgtcccctgggaggggtgcgtcacttgagtgggttgagttactgacgtgatcttcctgtctgggttggcgcccccccttggtttgtgctgtggtggagacctctgtgggctatactcggccttgtctcaggattgtaagttggtggttggggatatccctctagtggtgcgggggctgtgctttggcggagtgggtggggttatatccttcctgtttggccctgtccggggtttcttcggatggggccacagtgtctccggaccgctcctgtctcagcctccagtatttatgctgcagtagtttatgtgtcggggggctggggttagttggttatacctggagtacttctcctgtcttatccagtgtcctgtgtgaatttaagtatgctctctctaattctctcgttctctctttctctctgagaacctgagccctaggaccatacgtcaggactaccgggcatgatgacaccttgctgtccccagtccgcctggccttgctgctattccagtttcaactgttctgcctgcggctacgaaacccctacctgtcccagacctgctgttttcaactctaaatgatcggctatgaaaagccaactgagagacctgagccctaggaccatacgtcgggactaccggccgtggtgactccttgctgtccccagtccgcctggccttgctgctattccagtttaaactgttctgcctgcggttatggaacccctacctgtcccagacctgctgttttaaactctaatgatcggctatgaaaagccaactgagatttattcctgattattatttgaccatgcttgtcacttatgaacatttttgaacatcttggcatggttctgttataatctccacccggcacagccagaagaggactggccacccctcatagcctggttcctctctaggtttcttcctaggttttgcctttctagggagtttttcctagccaccgtgcttctacacctgcattattagctgtttggggttttaggctgggtttctgtacagcacttcgagatattagctgatgtaagaagggctatataaaataaaattgattgattgattgattgattgcccgCCTTCAAAATGTCTTAGCAATAATACTACAGAGGTTAGCAGGTGCTCATCTTTGTGCGCGAGTGACTGTAGTAGTGGTAAATAAACCTGCAGCAGCTCCAGACATAGGCTTCAGTAACACAATTTGAACATGCTAACAATACAACAATTCTCATCTAAAATGTTAACCATTTTAAATATCTTTCTAAATCCTTGGTTCAAATTCAAAATGTTGCAAGTGATGTATAatactattatacagtatcaAGTTAATCATGAAATCAACCTCTTGTCAGAAAACAGCAATAAATTAATATTTGCTTAAATGAGAAATAAACGTATGGATTGTATTGAGGCTGAATTCAGTTAAACAATGACATTATCAAAATTAACCTAATTGATGGTAGGTGGCTCAGTAGCGTATGACCCAAAATACATTAGAACATTAACAGACCCTTTGCTTATTCAATTTATACCACACATTCTTTGATATAAATGTTTCTGAGATCTATCACTCCGAAAACATGTGGCACAGACGTGAAAGAGGGAAAATGGGCATGTAGAATTGaaggtaaaaataataataataataatatgccatttagcagacgcttttatccaaagcgacttacagacatgcctgcatacatttttgtgtatgggtggtcccggggatcgaacccactaccttggcgttacaagcgccatgctctaccagctgagctgaaATACTTCCAAAGCAAATTAAATGTATCAAGCTGTATGTATCACAACGCTAACAAGAAGATAATTGATACACTATATTTCTTGTTAGCCGCATTTATAATTGTCTCTTTcatatacattgagtgtacaaacattaagaacacctgctctttccattacataaactgaccaggtgaaggctatgatcccttattgatgtcacctgttaaatccacttcaaccagtgtagatgaagaggaggagacaggttaaagaatgatttttaagccttgagacatggcttgtgtatgtgtgccattcagaggatgaataggaaagacaaaatatttaagtgcctttggacGGGGTAgtaggtgcaactcaatattctgatgttttatacactcagtgtatagttaGTTATGTGTATCAATCATTATCCTTTTAGTGTTTTGGACAACAACTCTAGCATACAGTAACTCTAGCAAAGGGGTAAGAGTGAAATGTGTTAATACAAATTCTAAATCAGATTTGGATGATACAAACAAAGagtattaaataaaaataatcacAAGTATTATGTGTCAAAAGATATGTCATTTCAGGTTGAAGGAAATGAAAATAAAGTCTATAAAAGCCACTGTAAATTAAAATCGTTATAATTAAATAATTGATTAACTTTGCACAACCAATCAGCCAAACTGCTAAGGAAATTTACTCTAATACAAATTTTGATTTGACAGAGTAGTAGAGGTCTAGACACCCATTTCGGGAGAATGCAAGTGTGGCCGACATAAAATAACACTGATTAAAAACTAAAAGGAAGAAGCGCTTGGATTTCCTTGGTCTCAGAAACTAGCCTTATGCGAAGGACAATTTCACAATGACAGTAAGGAATAAAATGAAACCACATAATTTAATGTAATACCTTTCTTTTTACACTGATTACTAGGATGTTTGACTGAtgtgtaatatgccatttagcagacgcttttatccaaagtgacttacagtcatgcatgcatacattttacatatgggtgggggaatcgaacccactaccctggctttacaagctccgtgctctaccaactgagctacaaaggaccacagcTGTTGGACTGATGCATGCTCAATTCCGAGGATGTTAAACCCACAAGTTAACAAAAGTGGTGGAAACATGTTACGAGATAACCTCACAAGAATACATTTACAGCATCATAGACAAGTAGAAATACACAAAATTCTCACTTTTCTTTCACGTTAAGAAAAACGTTGATTTGTCTCCTGGTGTCTGGCCCAATTGAACAGTGTTCAGACATGGTGAATTCTGCAGAGGTCTCTTCTTTTAGAATCAAAGTGGACTTCAAACAAAGTACACTAAAAGCTTTCGCATTGGAAGCAGTGACACAGGAAACGACAAGTTTCACATTCGCAGCctgtgaaggaattgtccatttAACTGATTGATGTCTCAAAGAAATCCTGAGAACATTTGCCATGGTCTGTGAATCAATCATTTTCTCAATGCCCTAAGACGTTTTTACTAAATCGTAGACGTAGATGTGAAAGTCGTCATCAAACTTGATGAAATACACAGACGGTTTGGCATCAACCTGATGGATAACCATGCCAGTCCTTTTGCCGCCATCCTCTTTGGCATATTCCACTTGTTTGCCAACAAGACTATCCACCACTTCTCCAGGCTCTCTCTCTGTTGGGGTCGAGTCATCTGCAAAAGCATAGAATATTACAAGCTTTAGTGAGATAATTGGTTGAATACATTAATGTAGTATGATTGTATCTACAGTAATACTACTTAGAATTACATGTTTTTAAAGAAAGAGTGAAATAGAGAGACATTAAACAATGTCTACAGTGTAAACACAAAATATAATTTCTGATGGACTCTCACTTGAATCAGGCATTATCCGGAGATCCCCCTCTTTGTAGTCATCCAAGAGCTGGTACATGTACAAAACAGGGTCCTTTTCGTAAGTGATGTAGAACCATGTGTTCATAATGGGAGCCCGTGCTAGCACCATgcccctccactcctcctttgGTCCTTCATCTTGCTCAAACATGTGCTCCACTGCTTTGCCTATCATGGTTTCTGCTAGCTGGGCATCACTGACGCGAGCTGGAGCTGCATTACAGAGAGCAGTTTCAAATGAATAGCAAATATGGTTATGAAAAGACAATTTGTAACATATAAAGGTATGCATGATCAAAAACAAATCTAGCACGAGTGCGTTGGTTCTAACATACTCATACTGAACAGACAAATGTAATATGCTTACGGCAGAGCAAGGCCGATTTTTGTCGTGTCTTCACAATACCTACCAACTCGGTCTGGTAAAACCTCCAGGCCTTGCACCCTCTCATCTTTGTGAAGCTCAAGTCCATAGATGCAGTCAAAACCATCATACTTGatcaggtagagagaggggttgacAGGGACTTGGTCGAGAACTGTTCCATTCCACTGGGACAGCTTGGTGTCTTCCTTCCACTGGTGAGTTATCCTGCAACCCACTATGTTTCGTCTGGGTTGGGCAATAGGCTTGCTTGGACCAACATTATTCTTCTGCTTCCTATAGAGATCCCAATTTGAAAGGCAGTATGTAATGTCAAATCAATCTATCAAAACATCTGTCTGTTTGTAAGCCAACCTACTTTTGGTCTTATGCCGAGTCTACACAATGAGAACTTACTTGTGGGAATTTTTCTTCTTGATCAGATTTGCAGATACCCCAGTATTCCCTAAAATTACAAACAAACGTGTGCATGAAATAACTCCCGCCCAAAAAAAATCtgcctacagaaagtattcataccccttgacttattccacattgttgttacagcctgaatttttatttttttctccctcatctaaataccccataatgacaaagtgaaaacatgtttttagaaattctagcatatgtattgaaaatgaaatacagaaatctaatttaTTTAAGTATTCACAGAGTCAATACGTGTTAGAATCACCcatggcagtgattacagctgtgagtctttctgggtaagtctaagagctttgcatacctgaattgtacaatatttgcacattattctttttaaaattctccaagctctgtcaagttggttgttgatcattgctagacagccattttcaagtctttctATAGAttctcaagcagatttaagtcaaaactgtaactcggccactcaagaacataaattgtcttcttggtaagcatctccagtgtagatttggctttatGTTTTAgggtattgtcctgctgaaatgtgaattaatctctcagtgtctggtggaaagccactaggattttgcctgtgcttagctccattctgtttatttttttatcctgtaAAACTCTCCAGTCCtgaacgattacaagcataccagccaccactatgcttaaaaatatagagagtggtactcagtaatgtgttgtattggatttgccccaaagattacactttgtattcaggacaacaaatgtattgctttgccacatattttgcagtattactttagtgccttgttgcaaacaggatgcatgttttggaatattttaattctgtacaggctaccttcttttcactctgtcaattaggttagtattgtggagtaactacaatgttgttgatccatcctcagttttcgcctatcacagcaattaaactctgttttttaagtcaccattggcgacgctgtttccttcctctccggcaactgagttaagaaggacacctatatcgttgtagtgactgggtgtattgatacaccatccaaagtgtaattaataacttcaccatgctcaaagggatattaaatgtttttttgtttgttttgttatctaccaataggttcccttatttgcaaggcattggaaaacctccctggtctttgtgggtaaatgtgtttgaaattcactgctcaactaagGGACATTACCGATAAttgtatgtggggtacagagataaggtagtcattcaaagatcatgttaaacactattattgcacacacagtgagtccatgcaacttattatgtgacttgctaagcacatttttgtgaacaaggggttgaatacttaaatGAATCACGGCATTTCAGCgtacatttttttataaatttgaaaaatgtctaaaaacataattccactgacattacggggtattgtgtgtagaccattgacaaaaaatctaaatgtaatccattttaaattcaggctgtaacacaacaaaatgttgaaaaactaaaggggtttgaatactttcaaCACGCTGTATATTACTGTATCATACTTATATCTTTAAAAACTCATatggtgtagtaggctatatGTCATGTGTAATGTTCCGGCTGCATTCATGTACACAAGGCGTGAGTGTATCTCACCTCCATCAGCTCTGGGGCGCTGGCCTGGCGTCTTCCCAAATGGGGTCTTCATTGATATACATGTAGGTGAGCAGCCAGGCTGCCAGACTATGGGGTGACAATGTCTCTACTAGAGaatcaggagagagagggacacaatGCAGGTGGGGCACTAGGTGGGAGGATCACTCCCATCCAGTGCAGGAAAACAGACTGTTGCACTTCAGACTGTTGAAAAATGAGTATGCGTTAAACATTGGGCACAGAAGAGAAACTCTGCAACATTATGAATGACTTTTGGGTAGAAGATGTCATAATAAGCAAGTATCTCATCTGCAAATGTAACTGATATGAACCCAATCAGTCATGCTGACTCATGTGTTCTACAGACCTATCCTTCCGCAATTACACAATCATATAGTTTAGCTGCCTAAAAACAATGGCAGAACAGTAAATCATTTTTGTTGCAGGGTTACTTAACGGCTCTCAAATCAAATCGTTTTGTCACATGCGTcataaaacaacaggtgtagactaacagtgaaatgcttacttacaggcctttcccaacaatgcagagagaaaattgagaaataatagaaaagtaataacacataATAATGAAAGTAATATTAAATagacaatgagtaacgataacttggctatatacacggggtaccagtccTGAGTTGATGtggaggggtacgaggtaattgaggtagttatgtacagtaccagtaaaaagtttggacacacctactcattccagggtttttcttaatttttactattttctacattgtagaaaaatagtgaagacatcaaaactctgaaataacacatatggaataatgtagtaaccaaaaaagtgttaaacaaaatcaaaatatattttatatttgagattcttcaaatagccaccttttgccatgatgacagctttgcactttcttgcattctctcaaccagcttcatgaggtagtcacctttaatgcatttcaattaacaggtgtgccttgttaaaagttaatttgtggaattgatttccttcttaatgtgttcgagccaatcggttgtgttgtgacaaggtaggggtggtatacagaagatagccctattcagtaaaagaccaagtccatattatggcaagaacagctcaaataagcaaagagaaacgaccgtccatcattactttaagacatgaaggtccgtCAATCcggaaatttcaagaactttgaaagtttcttcaagtacagttgcaaaaaccatcaagtgctatgatgaaactggctctcatgaggaccgccacaggaaaggaagacccagagttacctctgctgcagaagataagttaatcagagttaccagcctcagaaattgcattaaatgcttcacagagttcaagtaacagacacatcaacatcaactgttcagaggagactgcgtgaatcaggccttcatggttgaattgctgcaaagaaaccactactaaacgacaccaataagaagaagagacttgcttgggccaagaaacatgagcaatggacattagactggtggaaatctgtcctttggtctgatgagtccaaatttgagatttttggttccaaccacggtgtctttgtgagacgcagagaaggtgaacggattatctctgcatgtgtagttctcacagtgaagcatggaggaggaggtgtgatggtgtaggggtgctttgctggtgacacggtcagtgatttatttagaattcaaggcacacttaaccagcatggctaccacagcattctgcagcgatatgctatcccatctggtttgcgcttagtgggactatcatttgttttttaacaggacaatgacccaaaacacacctccaggctgtgtaagggctatttgaccaacaaggagagtgatggagtgctgcatcagatgacctggcctctacaatcacctgacctcaacccagagatggtttgggatgagttggaccgcagagtaaaggaaaagcagtcaacaagtgctcagtatatgtgggaactacttcaagactgttggaaaagcattcttcatgaagctggttgagagaatgccaagagtgtgcaaagctgtcatcaaggcagctactttgaagaatctataatcaaaatatattttaatttgtttaacacttttttggttactacagttgaagtcagaagttcacatacacttaggttagaacTCGTTttacaaccactccacaaatgtattgttaacaaactatagttttggcaagtcggttaggacatctactttgtgcatgacacaagtaatttttccaacaattgtttacagacagattatttcagttataattcactgtatcacaattccagtgggtcagaagtttacatacactaagttcactgtgcctttaaacagcttggaaaattccagaaaatgatgtcatggctttagaagcttctgataggctaattgacatcatttgagtcaattggaggtgtacctgtggatgtatttcaaggcctaccttcaaactcagtgcctctttacttgacatcatgggaaaatctaaataaatcagccaagacctcagaaaaagaaattgtagacctccacaagtctggttcatccttgggagcaatttccaaacgcctgaaagtaccacgttcatctgtacaagcataaacaccatgggaccacgcagccgtcataccgctcaggaaagagacacgttctgtctcctagagattaacatactttggtgcgaaaagtgcaaatcaatcccagaacaacagcaaaggaccttgtgcaggaaacaggtacaaaatatctatatccacagtaaaacgagtcctatatcgacataacctgaaaggccgctcagcaaggaagaagccacttctccaaaaccgccataaaaaagccagactacgctttgcaactgcacatggggacaaagatcgtacaattaccccaagcatacttccaaagctgtggcaaaatggcttaaggacaacaaagtcaaggcattggagtggccatcacaaagccctgacctcaatcctatagaaaatttgtgtccagaactgaaaaagcgtgtgcgagcaagaggcctacaaacctgactcagttacaccagctctgtcaggaggaatgggccgaaaattcccccaacttattgtgggaagcttgtggaaggctacccgaaccgtttgacccaagttaaacaatttaaaggcaatgctaccaaatactaatcgagtgtatgtaaacttctgacccactgggaatgtgatgaaataaataaaagctgaaataaatcattctctctactattattctgacatttcacattcttaaaataaaatggtgatcctaactgacctaagacagggaattattactaggattaaatgtcaggaattgtgaaaaactgaatttaaattgatttggctatggtgtatgtaaacttgcgacttcaactgtacatgattccatatgtgttatttcatagtttggatgtcttcactattattatacaatgtagaaaatagtaaaaataaagaaaaacccttgaatgagtaggtgtgtccaaacttttgactggtaccgtaCATATAattaggaataaagtgactaggcaacaggatagataataaactgtagcagcagcgtatgtgatgagtcaaaaatgtttgtgcaaaaagggtcaatgtagatcagaccctttttttcaattttcgcctaaaatgacatacccaaatctaactgcctgtagctcaggacctgac
The DNA window shown above is from Coregonus clupeaformis isolate EN_2021a chromosome 18, ASM2061545v1, whole genome shotgun sequence and carries:
- the LOC121587476 gene encoding spindlin-Z-like — translated: MKTPFGKTPGQRPRADGGNTGVSANLIKKKNSHKKQKNNVGPSKPIAQPRRNIVGCRITHQWKEDTKLSQWNGTVLDQVPVNPSLYLIKYDGFDCIYGLELHKDERVQGLEVLPDRVAPARVSDAQLAETMIGKAVEHMFEQDEGPKEEWRGMVLARAPIMNTWFYITYEKDPVLYMYQLLDDYKEGDLRIMPDSNDSTPTEREPGEVVDSLVGKQVEYAKEDGGKRTGMVIHQVDAKPSVYFIKFDDDFHIYVYDLVKTS